Proteins from a single region of Choristoneura fumiferana chromosome 27, NRCan_CFum_1, whole genome shotgun sequence:
- the LOC141443365 gene encoding uncharacterized protein isoform X1 — MKNEEDEDDDVTIGVSRYPCLPSLVALQQMRNRLHMAHDGKRLMKWSAMATGRELRRIAEDIDGVFHQFYEDVRNCFILLARCRYFFHNFNRMVLESVAKEACVTVNTSTKGVTGVRIALYEVVESGLDPYPHLGIQRGGETVLETKKAWLDLLRRLIHMLELRRSFMMLDAAHNNAQKKCNVLGKIIIPRTEVTIHYILSELEELEREEFFRLKKVQEVKRKRNKKKEKKLICPICKAKEEQKGRPSMICIVCKQPLHSDRKDQSPEEIKAEEAKKTKIREQLNGILQIIKEYEQKGQAAAVADFKKTAEQLIEKLKAPSINQLPIPDDVDISKLCKACRRRVKPKGDGCPVCQAQAGEKTKMCVGCNAPLAAEPTPPKKIDVAKELNAIMDIKCKFEKNGIESANVAEFKNIADQLQTKLKETSSAAVVCPNASQNQVCPSCASTKPPPKPKPCPPPPPPVCEKKSIDPCPVCETFAKKLPKNCVVCNTSLQEGPGQKVDKRVEVREQLNSIIKITREYEQKGIESSSISEFKSMAEQLQEKLKAAPPLPSIPDGVDPKMLCASCSNRLDDKKALVEKKSSCRVVIREDSVPCCRQKSTTSVPCATPEGVTNVCSRHSAASETGSLRFLVDRIGDLISYGKDFISRGLETFSLTDFVNTCETTKCQMQTFFDEEPGPGDSQDYEKLQCCVRHVIDVAKDLKSDDCCYTPSVEKFVETCHAVDTKLENQKSKKGSKVDKKRLEALKGQIDDVVQLTESYKSLGLEIPSVDKFIEDCAVIRQKIDEHNEEAAPATGHGAEIDHLKGHIAELEGLTAELNKEGLASRSFEDFVRSCKQFKTKLDQLKNKKPPNPAMLKMVAQIDTAIGLSKEAKEEGLVSCSIDKFIKSCEDIKKHISKGNSDKDAKEKESPPTPPGILKDLKSNINVIIDLIKKNKKQGMLTPSVEKFLKYCEKAKAKIDADIAAAAANKIVCSEICNCAPKQVCSTCQSVIEDPEPTPTSEGETYPCGHKIGEEPDDVCGSCCEDEDDDICEPCEAASSKDTDLGYFEKKVRKIVRVTRTKNPDGTVKEEKETIIITQDMHDPNNENTLDDDDDDEYLNDMSYESLVTETDQEDQDGQDDQDDQDDQDDQDEPTCCSKPPSAKGSKSSKSSKCCKDDDSKVRLILYTDIDQNRLGFCRKTKSEGNTGRSLPLASPKIRQCLSLAETDVGFSREVCFSQQNSVSINYCPSGDPSNNSQTETPEQNGSDTRN, encoded by the exons ATGAAGAACGAAGAAGATG AGGATGACGACGTGACCATCGGCGTCAGCCGCTACCCGTGCCTGCCGTCGTTGGTGGCTCTGCAGCAGATGAGGAACCGGCTGCACATGGCGCACGACGGCAAACGGCTCATGAAGTGGAGCGCCATGGCCACCGGCCGGGAGCTGAGAAGGATCGCTGAGGACATTGACGG ggTGTTCCATCAATTCTACGAGGACGTTAGGAACTGCTTCATACTGCTGGCGAGGTGCCGCTACTTCTTCCACAACTTCAACCGGATGGTATTGGAGAGCGTAGCTAAAGAG GCGTGCGTGACTGTCAACACTAGCACAAAAGGCGTGACAGGTGTCAGGATAGCGCTCTACGAGGTTGTTGAG TCTGGCCTGGACCCATACCCCCACCTCGGCATACAGAGGGGGGGCGAGACGGTTCTAGAAACGAAGAAGGCGTGGCTAGACCTGCTCAGACGCCTCATACACATGCTGGAGCTGCGCAGGAGTTTCATGATGTTGGATGCTGCGCACAACAACGCCCAAaa GAAATGCAATGTCTtaggaaaaataattatacCAAGAACAGAAGTAACCATTCACTACATATTATCAGAACTAGAAGAGTTAGAAAGAGAGGAGTTCTTTAGGTTGAAGAAGGTACAAGAAGTCAAGAGGAAGAgaaacaaaaagaaagaaaagaagctGATTTGTCCTATATGCAAAGCTAAAGAAGAACAAAAGGGACGCCCGTCTATGATCTGCATAGTTTGTAAACAGCCTTTACATTCAGATCGTAAAGATCAATCACCTGAAGAAATCAAAGCGGAGGAAGCAAAGAAAACCAAAATCAGAGAACAACTTAATGGTATactacaaataataaaagaataCGAACAGAAGGGGCAAGCGGCTGCAGTTGCAGATTTCAAAAAAACCGCTGAACAGTTAATTGAGAAATTAAAGGCACCATCAATAAATCAGTTACCCATACCTGACGATGTTGACATAAGTAAGCTCTGCAAAGCTTGCAGAAGACGTGTAAAACCTAAAGGAGATGGCTGTCCTGTTTGTCAAGCACAAGCTggagaaaaaacaaaaatgtgcgTTGGTTGTAACGCGCCTTTGGCAGCCGAACCTACTCCACCAAAGAAAATTGACGTAGCTAAAGAGCTTAATGCTATCATGGACATAAAATGCAAATTCGAAAAGAATGGTATAGAGTCGGCTAACGTTGCCGAATTTAAGAATATCGCTGATCAGTTGCAAACTAAACTAAAAGAAACGTCCAGCGCTGCAGTCGTTTGTCCAAACGCAAGTCAAAATCAAGTTTGCCCATCTTGTGCTAGTACTAAACCTCCGCCAAAACCAAAGCCCTGTCCCCCTCCTCCTCCCCCGGTATGTGAGAAAAAATCGATCGATCCTTGCCCTGTTTGTGAAACTTTTGCAAAAAAGCTTCCTAAAAATTGCGTCGTTTGTAATACTTCTCTGCAAGAAGGACCAGGACAAAAAGTAGACAAGAGAGTTGAGGTAAGAGAACAACTCAACTCAATAATTAAGATAACAAGAGAGTATGAGCAAAAAGGCATAGAATCGTCCAGCATTTCTGAGTTTAAGTCGATGGCTGAACAATTGCAGGAAAAATTGAAAGCAGCACCACCGTTACCAAGTATTCCGGATGGCGTTGATCCAAAGATGCTTTGTGCCTCTTGTAGCAATCGTCTGGATGACAAAAAAGCTTTAGTAGAAAAGAAATCCAGCTGCAGAGTTGTTATAAGAGAAGACTCTGTCCCCTGTTGTCGACAAAAAAGCACTACAAGTGTACCTTGCGCTACGCCAGAAGGTGTAACTAATGTGTGCAGTAGACATTCTGCAGCAAGTGAAACCGGTTCGCTTCGCTTTTTAGTTGATCGTATAGGTGATTTAATATCATATGGGAAAGATTTTATATCAAGAGGGCTTGAAACATTTAGTTTAACCGACTTCGTAAATACATGTGAAACTACTAAATGTCAAATGCAAACATTTTTTGATGAAGAGCCCGGGCCAGGTGACTCTCAGGATTACGAAAAATTGCAATGTTGCGTACGTCATGTCATTGATGTTGCTAAAGATTTAAAATCGGATGACTGTTGTTACACACCAAGTGTCGAGAAGTTCGTAGAAACCTGTCACGCTGTAGACACGAAACTGGAAAACCAGAAATCCAAGAAAGGATCGAAAGTAGATAAAAAACGTCTCGAAGCTCTTAAAGGTCAAATCGACGATGTTGTACAGCTTACGGAAAGCTACAAAAGTTTGGGTCTAGAAATACCAAGTGTCGATAAGTTCATTGAAGACTGCGCTGTGATAAGGCAGAAGATTGATGAGCACAATGAAGAAGCAGCTCCTGCAACAGGACATGGAGCTGAAATAGACCACTTGAAAGGCCATATAGCTGAACTCGAAGGACTAACCGctgaattaaataaagaagGCTTGGCTTCTAGGAGCTTCGAGGATTTTGTAAGGTCTTGCAAGCAATTCAAAACTAAATTagatcaattaaaaaataagaaaccgCCCAATCCAGCTATGCTAAAGATGGTTGCTCAAATTGATACTGCTATAGGATTGAGTAAGGAAGCGAAAGAAGAAGGATTAGTATCGTGCAGTAtcgataaatttattaaatcttgTGAAGACATCAAAAAGCACATTTCGAAAGGTAATTCTGATAAAGACGCTAAGGAAAAAGAATCACCACCAACTCCACCGGGCATTCTGAAAGATTTGAAATCAAATATAAATGTCATAATTGATCTcataaagaaaaacaaaaagcagGGTATGTTAACACCTAGTGTAGAGAAGTTTCTTAAGTACTGTGAGAAAGCAAAGGCCAAAATTGATGCCGATATTGCAGCAGCAGCTGCTAATAAGATAGTGTGCAGTGAGATTTGTAATTGTGCGCCTAAACAGGTATGTTCAACATGTCAAAGTGTTATCGAAGACCCAGAGCCCACCCCCACTTCAGAAGGAGAAACATATCCTTGCGGACACAAGATTGGAGAAGAACCAGATGACGTCTGCGGCAGTTGCTGTGAGGATGAGGATGACGACATTTGTGAACCTTGTGAAGCTGCGTCCTCAAAAGACACAGATTTGGGTTACTTTGAGAAGAAAGTACGCAAAATAGTACGAGTGACACGCACTAAAAATCCAGATGGCACGGTAAAGGAGGAGAAAGAAACCATTATAATAACACAGGATATGCACGATCCTAACAATGAGAACACTttagacgatgatgatgatgacgagtaCCTTAATGACATGTCGTACGAATCACTTGTAACGGAAACTGACCAAGAAGACCAAGATGGTCAAGATGATCAAGATGATCAAGATGATCAAGATGATCAAGATGAACCAACATGTTGTAGTAAACCGCCGAGTGCAAAAGGCAGTAAGAGCAGTAAAAGCAGTAAATGTTGTAAAGATGATGATAGTAAAGTAAGACTTATATTGTACACTGACATCGATCAGAACAGACTTGGTTTTTGTAGAAAAACTAAATCCGAAGGAAATACTGGAAGAAGTCTTCCGTTAGCTAGCCCCAAAATTCGCCAATGCTTATCATTGGCTGAAACAGATGTTGGTTTTAGCAGAGAAGTATGTTTTTCTCAACAAAATTCTGTAAGTATTAACTACTGCCCCTCTGGTGATCCTAGCAACAATTCGCAAACCGAAACGCCCGAGCAAA
- the LOC141443365 gene encoding uncharacterized protein isoform X2, which translates to MKNEEDEDDDVTIGVSRYPCLPSLVALQQMRNRLHMAHDGKRLMKWSAMATGRELRRIAEDIDGVFHQFYEDVRNCFILLARCRYFFHNFNRMVLESVAKEACVTVNTSTKGVTGVRIALYEVVESGLDPYPHLGIQRGGETVLETKKAWLDLLRRLIHMLELRRSFMMLDAAHNNAQKGPNIDSSTMPYWDYATDLISVRSYEKKEQNFAVRRLKEIKVAEKRIAGSLHICKNCLAMFESHDKNVRGALCADCTKIETSTSVRKCEYSERFTTQKNENKIGNDMDNSIKVTTTISDILIDNCLKEEDKENSVFAKVKKYVWPYGKAVTCMHVKDKAPSKNKNKSNSQELGVFENKYRQIIKVVRSKNSDGSVTEERKTITIRTEKNKPSCSQATSAHSSSSVRKNTNVVKETRSKKETSDQNISKSQSKPRQTQSEKIALIDTLAAPRLKTSLSDDTIKVISIDSNNTKKADCLTTLKEKNNVRLISMEEKPDEPCVCAVPEKISKVRIKDVSGIHALRPARTLMELTNNQPLKSPEDSENVSLVSFATSYSLDEESINLSAQDVVKSKSDEDKTICTEVFDNKLEKDKVCSPSFKGQIGINVDEKTKIVRTNARWRDAGAATSDYKSRIFNLPSNTEVSTKQFSTNHDACGHVFEDEDNLTKIEQPDTSATNINASNATQTEESSFPIACQSTDGRPKLIDEFGFQLPTSKMFTNFPEKMENKNISNNHYSGRPALKSFDYKLNEMKRLEEMYKKMKNKQSEVVPCNSKPSTAFPRAKQESEDKLQSDSMSRLSHDIPIRTRMHNESPRVSGEIIYSHLDPKFVRKCKKATKGIKDSKNLNRSDAMVETDMKIIDIKMPVTESRGTSPVGSFPLIPLKIHEIIPNYSELPQRVTVATSPEFSLAKLPVISTSSQLTLTQNLPINELPKMSNIIPPDQRALESDSICEIKIVSKNFDYKTLTSEDTKITVERLKKLLKNNKVEDFDKIIYPTVKQLTKVPDDKNFSRPHIVCPVTPMMRDAASSCNSTASCPNPECPVKKICCPPKPEPEKKLCPPEKIDVAVSTFERDIPKRKVDFHATCKSTCSMPVELPKCAKCRATMMRADASTNTKTNARYDVRPLSKLIFTRVITETQSDSCLYCGKRCGNPRFRGVGQMTIRSPLHSCYNCTRPIPRAESTPTCRFTECDC; encoded by the exons ATGAAGAACGAAGAAGATG AGGATGACGACGTGACCATCGGCGTCAGCCGCTACCCGTGCCTGCCGTCGTTGGTGGCTCTGCAGCAGATGAGGAACCGGCTGCACATGGCGCACGACGGCAAACGGCTCATGAAGTGGAGCGCCATGGCCACCGGCCGGGAGCTGAGAAGGATCGCTGAGGACATTGACGG ggTGTTCCATCAATTCTACGAGGACGTTAGGAACTGCTTCATACTGCTGGCGAGGTGCCGCTACTTCTTCCACAACTTCAACCGGATGGTATTGGAGAGCGTAGCTAAAGAG GCGTGCGTGACTGTCAACACTAGCACAAAAGGCGTGACAGGTGTCAGGATAGCGCTCTACGAGGTTGTTGAG TCTGGCCTGGACCCATACCCCCACCTCGGCATACAGAGGGGGGGCGAGACGGTTCTAGAAACGAAGAAGGCGTGGCTAGACCTGCTCAGACGCCTCATACACATGCTGGAGCTGCGCAGGAGTTTCATGATGTTGGATGCTGCGCACAACAACGCCCAAaa GGGTCCTAACATAGACAGTTCAACTATGCCATATTGGGACTATGCGACAGATCTTATATCAGTAAGGAGCTATGAAAAAAAAGAGCAAAATTTTGCTGTACGGCGACTAAAAGAGATAAAAGTAGCAGAGAAGAGAATTGCTGGTAGTCTGCATATTTGTAAGAATTGTCTTGCCATGTTTGAGTCTCATGATAAAAACGTTAGAGGTGCTTTGTGTGCAGATTGTACCAAAATTGAAACCTCAACCAGTGTAAGGAAATGTGAATATTCAGAACGATTTACTACCCAAAAGAATGAAAACAAGATTGGAAATGACATGGACAACTCTATTAAAGTTACAACGACAATTTCTGATATACTAATTGATAATTGTTTGAAAGAAGAAGATAAAGAAAATAGCGTATTtgcaaaagttaaaaaatacgtTTGGCCATATGGTAAAGCAGTTACTTGTATGCATGTGAAGGATAAAGCACCAAGTAAAAATAAGAACAAGAGTAATTCACAAGAATTAGGAGTTTTCGAAAACAAATATagacaaataattaaagtggttagATCAAAGAATAGTGATGGATCCGTTACTGAGGAAAGAAAGACTATAACTATTAGGACAGAAAAGAATAAACCTTCTTGTTCACAAGCTACCAGCGCTCATAGTTCCAGCAGTGTTAGAAAAAATACTAATGTTGTCAAGGAAACTCGGTCAAAAAAAGAAACGAGTGATCAAAACATTTCAAAGTCACAATCAAAACCTAGACAAACTCAGTCTGAAAAGATAGCTCTAATTGATACACTGGCGGCCCCTAGATTAAAAACAAGTTTATCTGATGATACGATAAAAGTTATATCGATTGActcaaacaatacaaaaaaagcaGATTGTCTTACTACACTTAAAGAAAAGAATAACGTTAGGCTTATCAGTATGGAAGAGAAACCTGATGAGCCTTGTGTGTGTGCTGTTCCAGAGAAAATATCCAAAGTGCGCATTAAGGATGTTAGTGGTATTCACGCTTTACGTCCTGCGCGGACATTAATGGAACTAACTAATAATCAGCCACTGAAATCGCCTGAGGATAGTGAAAATGTTAGCTTAGTGTCGTTTGCTACTTCTTATTCTCTGGATGAAGAATCAATTAATTTGTCTGCGCAAGACGTCGTTAAATCTAAATCGGATGAGGATAAAACTATTTGTACAGAGGTTTTTGACaacaaattagaaaaagataaggTTTGTTCGCCATCTTTCAAAGGACAAATTGGAATCAACGTTGatgaaaaaactaaaatcgtACGCACTAATGCGCGTTGGAGAGATGCTGGTGCAGCTACATCCGATTATAAGAgccgtatttttaatttaccaagTAACACAGAGGTTTCAACAAAACAATTCTCTACGAACCATGATGCATGTGGCCATGTTTTTGAAGACGAagataatttaacaaaaattgaacAGCCTGATACTTCTGCTACAAATATTAACGCATCCAATGCTACGCAAACTGAAGAGTCCAGTTTTCCAATCGCTTGTCAAAGTACAGACGGAAGACCTAAATTAATAGATGAATTTGGTTTCCAATTGCCTACTTCTAAAATGTTCACAAATTTTCCTGAAAagatggaaaataaaaatatatccaaTAACCATTATAGTGGTCGACCAGCTCTTAAAAGTTTTGActacaaattaaatgaaatgaaacggTTGGAAGAAATGtacaagaaaatgaaaaataaacagaGTGAAGTAGTTCCCTGTAATTCTAAACCATCAACTGCTTTTCCGAGAGCCAAACAAGAATCAGAAGACAAATTACAATCTGATTCTATGTCCCGTCTTTCCCATGATATACCAATCAGAACGAGAATGCACAATGAAAGTCCAAGGGTTTCAGGTGAAATTATTTATTCCCATTTGGATCCTAAATTCGTccgaaaatgtaaaaaagctACAAAAGGGATTAAAGATTCAAAAAATCTGAACAGATCTGATGCAATGGTTGAAACTGACATGAAAATAATAGATATAAAAATGCCTGTAACAGAAAGTAGAGGTACAAGCCCAGTGGGATCATTTCCTCTTATCCCtttaaaaatacatgaaatcataccaaattacagtGAACTACCACAAAGAGTCACCGTCGCTACAAGTCCAGAATTCTCACTTGCTAAGCTCCCTGTTATTTCTACTAGTAGCCAATTAACCTTGACTCAAAATTTACCGATTAACGAGTTGCCAAAAATGTCTAATATCATTCCACCAGACCAAAGAGCTCTCGAATCAGATAGCATTTGCGAAATCAAAATTGTTTCCAAAAATTTTGACTACAAAACATTAACTTCAGAAGACACCAAAATAACTGTAGAGCGTTTGAAAAAGCTactcaaaaataataaagtcgaagatttcgataaaataatttatccTACTGTAAAACAGTTAACGAAAGTGCCCGATGATAAAAATTTTTCGAGACCCCATATAGTTTGTCCAGTCACTCCGATGATGAGAGACGCTGCATCCTCATGTAATTCAACGGCATCGTGCCCTAATCCTGAATGTCCGGTGAAGAAAATTTGCTGCCCCCCCAAACCTGAACCCGAGAAGAAGTTGTGCCCTCCAGAGAAAATCGACGTGGCTGTCAGCACGTTTGAAAGAGACATACCAAAGCGTAAAGTGGATTTCCACGCCACATGTAAATCAACTTGTTCAATGCCCGTTGAGTTGCCGAAATGCGCTAAGTGTAGAGCGACGATGATGAGGGCTGATGCTTCGACTAATACAAAAACTAACGCTAGATATGATGTCAGACCTTTGAGTAAATTAATTTTCACAAGGGTCATAACTGAGACTCAGTCTGATTCTTGCCTGTATTGTGGTAAGCGTTGTGGTAACCCAAGGTTCAGAGGAGTTGGGCAGATGACCATAAGATCACCTTTGCACAGTTGTTATAACTGCACCAGACCGATACCAAGAGCGGAATCTACGCCTACATGTCGGTTTACTGAATGCGATTgttag
- the LOC141443246 gene encoding uncharacterized protein has translation MKNEEDEDDDVTIGVSRYPCLPSLVALQQMRNRLHMAHDGKRLMKWSAMATGRELRRIAEDIDGVFHQFYEDVRNCFILLARCRYFFHNFNRMVLESVAKEI, from the exons AGGATGACGACGTGACCATCGGCGTCAGCCGCTACCCGTGCCTGCCGTCGTTGGTGGCTCTGCAGCAGATGAGGAACCGGCTACACATGGCGCACGACGGCAAACGGCTCATGAAGTGGAGCGCCATGGCCACCGGCCGGGAGCTGAGAAGGATCGCTGAGGACATTGACGG ggTGTTCCATCAATTCTACGAGGACGTTAGGAACTGCTTCATACTGCTGGCGAGGTGCCGCTACTTCTTCCACAACTTCAACCGGATGGTATTGGAGAGCGTAGCTAAAGAG ATCTAA